DNA sequence from the Candidatus Acidulodesulfobacterium ferriphilum genome:
CATTTTCGACAGATAATGCAATAATCTGAATAATGCTTCTTTTCCCATCGACAAGGGAAAGTATGTTCCAGAGGGCAGGGGTCAGTGAAAGCGGCCTTAAATTACCGCTTCTATTTGGCACAACGACAGGAATATAATTTTTAGACGGAATAACCTTTGTCATCACTGCAAGTTCGTCCCTCCTTTTTTTGCAGGCGGTAAGGACAGGCAAAAAATTCATCGGGGAAGCAAAATTTATAACATCAGGCAAAGGCTTTTCGTCAAAAGCAAATTCTCCGTTGGTTAAAAACAGTATATAATTCAAGGTTTCCGATATGTAGTTAGAGGTAAATTCATGCTCTTTGCCTTCGGGTATTGCATCGGATTTAAAAAAATATATATCGAAACCCGCGGTTGTCTTGTAATATGTTCTGTATTTTTCAAGCATTTGCAAATAATTCTGCTTATCGAGATTAAGCAGTTTCATGACCAATTTTTCCAGGATCAAGTTGTCGGAAATTGAAAGAAAATATAACATGCCGTCTTTTACAAAAAGCTTGGAAGCAAAATTTTCAAAGCGAAGGTTTAAAACCCCAGTTTTTTTGGAAATCTCTAAAAACCTTAAAACATCGAAGAGTTCAAGATTTGTTATATTTCCCTTTACATCCATAATAACCCGTCCTTACCTTAAATGTTCTCTAAAGTTATAATAGTTAATGCCGCCTTTATTTATCTAACGCTAATTCTTTAATTAAATGATAAACAAATCTATTAACTACCGCCACAAAAACAGAGCCGAAAAATAAAACTAAACCGATAAGAAAATAAGATAAATTTATGTTATTAAGGGAGGTAAT
Encoded proteins:
- a CDS encoding DUF4388 domain-containing protein, whose product is MDVKGNITNLELFDVLRFLEISKKTGVLNLRFENFASKLFVKDGMLYFLSISDNLILEKLVMKLLNLDKQNYLQMLEKYRTYYKTTAGFDIYFFKSDAIPEGKEHEFTSNYISETLNYILFLTNGEFAFDEKPLPDVINFASPMNFLPVLTACKKRRDELAVMTKVIPSKNYIPVVVPNRSGNLRPLSLTPALWNILSLVDGKRSIIQIIALSVENDFFVLKTLYNLLQSGYIELEPPQNEGVKNTDVISSIKKILKEQLGNKADKIPVNFNNIKLDKESLAKAVQEIERYVYMFIDDKKAAKIDYLLKQLLMGI